The window AGATACATACGTCTTTAACATGTTCCACAGCCAAGTAGATGAACAGTTTTTTTCTATTACAGAGTTAAAGAGCTACGTAAGGAACATTGTGTGAagccaattaaaaataaatacaaattcagAGCGAATGGTTTATTTCCTCCTACGATCACACGGACATTGAGTATAATCAGACTACAAACAAAGCCCATAgatcaggggaggccaactccagtccaagacacaccaacaggtcaggttcaggatatccctgcctcagcacaggtggttcaacctttactgaagcagggatatccataaaacctggcctgttggtggctcttgactggagttggctacccctgtcaAAATCTACGGATTGGGCATATACTACAGGTTTCCAAATGCATCATGGATGCTGCTACCAACCACCAGCATAGGATGTAATGCACAAGGAGGTTATAGTCTCATGCTGAAAGTGCTTTAGCTCGACATGGATTAAAAAGCTTGGACTTCAAGGATATGTTCAACTGAAACTAGAAAAAAATAAACCTTATTATATAAAAGTGTATGCACAGAGCATATGGGAAGTCTCCTTTATCCGCATGCCAGGTGCTATTGCAGCTCCAGACCCAAGGCACCtgctgtttaaagctgcagtttcagtcttttttttttttacttcaatagtgtcatgtgtgcaatctctaattacctaaagaactgtatagctgcaggtcaattcgttctccatgtattgataggtcgaaatttggtgacaattagtgaagggatctgtttatattctgcttctctcagtggaagctcatgaatattcatgagcaatcctgcactgacatgtgctagagggagggcagggctgacaaaggggtgtgccagggattgtgacaggacatgaaggggcagtgccttagcaaatggctgttaaaatagaatacaagaaaattggactttaaaagttgttttttttttaaaaacagaaaatgctaaaagtattttttcttactacagaactgatttattaaaaaaaaaacacacatgcaggatattgactgaactgcagctttaatacatggGCAGGCTGGAGAAGTTCCAGGGACACGGCAGTCTTAAATCACCAACAGCGAGTAACATAGCGAGGCTTAGGATCAGTTTAGTGAAGTACACTATAATAttatcacattcacatgtctcagacaggtccacaaccctGCCTTTTACCATTATTCCTTAGCATACATGTGCTTCTCcctcagcaagggattctgggtaatggcatgcaaatgagcagcgagcgtcaccttttgcttcttatccataaTAATTGTTAAAAGTGGCAGCCTAGAATTGGCCCAATTAGGTGGAATTCAACTTACCCTTTGACGTCATAGTAAGAAGGCACATCGTTGGCTGTGGCATCCATCTTGGCAATAACAATGTGTGGATCGGAGGCCAGCTGTTTTTAGAAAACGCAAGTTAGCACCAAATGTAAACCCGTCATAACCAAATGTGCAGAGACCAGGAACTGATGCTTCAGTCTACACACCAACTCTTAATGCGAACTTGGGAATAAAAAATGGAGGCCATTAAGCAGGACTGTATCCTACTAATTTTCCATTTGTAATTTTGGGATCCCACGAGAGCAAGCTGCGATTCTTCCAAATCCAGGGACACCCCAGTTGTAAAGTAAACACTCTTTTGGAAATTAAAACACTTTCTTGGGGGAAACTTGGCCAGACAGTCTTGGCTCTGCCAGTTAATGGATAGCTGCAACGTAATCAGGAAAGCGCAGCGCAGCATTCTATGGGTGACACCCCaatattcttgttttttttgtcGAACACCCGGTGAATTACAGTTAATATTTGCTAACCGGGAGCACCTCTATTGAGCTCAATGGAACCCACCAAGGTTTAAGCAGGGGAGGAGTATTGCTTAAATTCTGGAGGCTATGCTTCAAACGGTAGTCATACAATGCCTTCAATAAGGGAACCTTCTATAGGCGGTTAGCACAAGGTGAAGACCACTTTGGCCAGAAAACCCCCCAAGGAAATGCAATCATTCCCGAGACGTAGAAAGCTCAGATAGCAAAACGCACACGCATTTCTTTCCTCCTTGGATTTGAGGAGTCCATACCTTCTCTGCAAGCTCTTTGTATTTAGGCTCCAAGGTCTTACAATGGCCGCACCAGGGAGCGTAGAATTCGATCAATACATCTTTGCTTTCAGCGTTCACAATGTCATCAAAATTCTCAGCTACCACCACCTAGGCAACAATACAGGAGAGGAAattcatgcagtaactgcaaacaGCAGAGACCGTTTGAGACTGTAGATACTTAGAAGCTTCTTGTACCACGGCATGTCAGCCAGAATTTAGTTACATGGCAGTTGGCCTGTTGGTACTTGTGTAGTATACCGATGTGTGCCACACGTCCGCTCTGACGATTGATTGTTTTGTGCATAGCAATGGCGCCCAGCCCAGGGTAGCATTTCACACACTGAGCATCAGGTCTCTAAGGCAGCGTTTGACACCTTTATAGTCTCATTACTAATGGGTCAGCCGCACCATTTTGTATTGGCAAAAATGCAGTTTTTTCGCATATTTCCTTTTCGTATGCCAGATGCAGAGTATAAGTTTACAACTACaatacaattatttatttttttaggaatGTTCCCTTTAGTAGGTGTGCAATTACTAGTTCCAACAGAACGCTCTATGGGTATTATAGGACAATGCATATAGTATAGATCATTTCCTGTTTTTGTTTGCTCAGCAGTGATAGACGTTCGGTTAATCTTGTTTGAGATTTAAATCTGCTTACCTTGACAGGCCCGTCATTGTTTTCAGGAATGGGCTCAGATTTCAGGTATTTCTTCAGTTTGCCATCAAAGTAATCTTGAAGGAACCGCTCCAAAGCCTTTCCATCACGACTACCGGGGAcagattattttaaaaaaattggtCATTTGTAAAATCACATTTAAAACCTATAGGACTGTGTACAACTTGCCAGCGAGCTGCAAACTTCTATAAATGGCATAATCTATCCAAGAAAATAAGACAGCTACACATTCATTTATATTAATTCATTAACCTCAACATAGAAACGTGAAGTGACTTGTCTTTACAAAAATAAAAGGACCTGGAAAATGTGCTTAATTATTTTTCTACAGACGGGAATAAAAGCATTAGAAACTTTCCGTAGCACTCAGAACTTACGAAAATTCTTCCTGCATGACATATTTCTCGCCTTTGGCAGTTTTGATTCCAACGACTGGAAGTTCACCAGTACTGGCATCCAGACCAAGCTCGGACACCTCATGGCTGAAGGCTTTGCGGCTAGCAACTGCAAACTTTAGTTGCTTTCCAGCATCCAGGAACTTCTTGGCTACCATCATAACTCTGGAAACAAGAGAGCAGATTGGGTTAGAAACACTCCAAATTAGACAAGTGTTGAAggagtggctcaatgagtaaaggcaCCGACGACGTAAATAATGACACTGAGGGCCTGGTTCAAATTCTGGTGTCAGCTtgttatgaccttgggcaagatCACCATCTCGCTGTGCCTCAGGCAAAAGATATATAGATTAGCTCTATGGTGCAGGGGCTCGTGCCTGCAAAAATGCCatgtcagcgctatacaagaaaaactATTAGATCTATTTCAAGAAGAGGCAAAATAAGACATCTTGAACAGAATTAAGGAAACCACTGATCATATGCCAGTAGAGGAAATCATctttgtaaggctgcgcttatagtgccgatgACAGTGACGTCAGGATACGGTcgttggaaaaatcaaattgagatgacttccagcgatcaagcCGTCGCgctgcacttactataagcgcacacgatggcggcaatgcatttgttttgacgcgacgccactggcactataagcgcagccttagaggcAAGCGCTTAGTTTCAGAACACAGAAGCAAAACAGGACAGCGAAGTTGCAAATAAATATCTATAACGCTTGCTACACTAGCATTACTGCAGAGATTAGATCTGTCTATTCCTAGTTCTGGAATCATTTAGGCTGCATTCTGTCATGCGCGCCTGTATACACGCCAGACGGCCGCAGCCAAACGTTccattccatatatatatacatatggcgTCATTACTAGGTTTCATCTTCGGTACGTGTTCTGCAGGATCCCCATCTTGTATATGTACTTCACCTGTTCCGCCAGTAGTTGGAGCCCTTGGCATTCTTCTCGTAGTCCACATCATAATAGGCCACCAGCATGTCCTTCCCTTGAATCAATTCTCGGTTGTCTTCTGTCATGTGAGGACAGATGCCAAAACTACAGCAAGAGAAGAATTAGCTGTCTAACGTCTAATTTAAATGACTGCTATTAATGGCAAGTGCAGCACTGTGCAAATTGCAACCCCCCTTCCCCATTCACTAAGGGCAGTTCTAGCAGTAAAGCAAATGCAGCatttctatgttacaatgcagcaTGGGCATATTCTTTACAACAGACAAATCTGCAAGGATCTCGAAATTGTAACATCAAGGCACCTCTCACCCCAGCAAAGTCACTCACATGTTATCCTGGATAAACTTCTTAAGTTTGCTGCTGGCTATTTTCTCCTCGGGGTATGACACAGAGATATCTTCAAATTTGTTTGCAAGACGTTGGGGACGAAACAAGACTACACCTCTAGAACAGAAAGGTAATGTTTGAATTTGGATGTACATGAAAGCAACTTCTCTTTAGAACAACAATGAGCATTGTGTGAACGTGCCCTTATATCTGGACAACAGGAGCATTGTATTAGTCTGGAGCAGTGTATCCCCAGGCAGCCGTAAAGGGTTccttgcaattttcaggtcatttgaaaagggtaccaaatacagaagagtttacaatgcattggatctcagacgtgctattagagagcgttggggtgCCTCAGAATGTGAAAGGGTTCCTTCACAAAAAAAGGGGTTGGAAACTGCAGGTCTAGAGGATCAGGAAGCATTCCATCACAGAATCTACAAGTTAGAGCAGATGCTCCCCCAAACATCTGTTTCCCCCTAGgtgtgaagcagggagtctctgggctgaaccccattaatttcagctccagagtcactagataaaattggtgcactgctagtgggggcagggctcaaaaacaggtgtgccagagcctgttttagaAGGGAATGCGAcattaaatggttgctatagaaacaaaatgtgTTACATTAGAAATGTAATTCAGGTCGTTAAGAGcaaaaaatattttctcatagtacagaaccgataaaaaaaaacaaaaaaaaaaaaaaactagcacacgtaggatattgcctggtctgcagctttaacaatcaATGTATTATATCCATTGACATACTTACTCTCCATTTAGATCATATTTATTAACCAGCGAGTTCTCATCAGTGTGAGCAAATCGGTAATTCTCCCTCAGGCTGCCGGCTGCCTTCAAGAACTCTGAGTGAGCAGCGCTATACAATTCCCGGAAGAAACCTGTATAAAAAGAAATAAACGAGACACATCTGTTTACGCCACAAATATTTGCCTTTCTCTTTAGCAAGTTTCAAACAGGTTCAGATTTTGCAACTGTGCAGCTGCCCACGTGACACCCAAGGATAGGGTTGTTACTTCCAGCCAATGTGAATCAACCCCCTCACCCCAAAATAAACTAGAGTTCACTCACCCACCACGGAAGCATCTTTGTCAGCTATAAATTTCTCAAATTCCTCAACAGATCGGAGAGCCACTGATGCAGGGCCAGCCTGTTTCTTCATTGTGCTGACAATGCCATCTAAAGAGGAAACAAGAAACAGTCGAGCAAACCAGTCTCAGGACTTCTGTGCACGTAAACCATCAACTAGTTTTATGGGATTTTTTAAAATTTTGCTCTACAATCTTAGTCAAAAGTGGTGTAACTGGTTATTTCATAGATGATTTTACCAGCAGTCCTTGGCCCATCGTAAGCTCCAGACTCCTCCCCGTCTCTGAAAACTTTCAGTGTGGGGTATCCACTGACGCCATATTTGTTACAAACGTTGGAATTGGCAGTGCAGTCAACCTGTGAGAAGGAAACGCTCGTTAACACGGCCACGTTAACGCACTGCAGCAGAATCCCCGGAGATCAAAAATTACCCCAAGAACAATGTTAATTACATTGCCATTTCAGCCCAGAACTTAATCCATTACCAAAACACATTTCTGATGGGCAGAGGAAACAAGACATCATAGGGTATGTCTCATTGACGGTTTGTGTTCACAGAACGGTTTAGATTTGCCGCAAGACAAAAAGAAATGCACGCTGCAAGAGGCACCATTTTGTTGTACAAGGCCAACTAGTGACTTATAACCTACCTTTGTTAACGTATGTAAAAGCAATCTCCAACTATAGGAACCAGTGGCTCAACCCCAAAATATACTCCCAGTACAACCGTACAAAATATTTGCCAGCAGaatataaagcaggggtgggtaactccagtcctcaagggccaccaacaggtcgggttttccggatatccgattctgcacaggtggctcagtcagtggctgtctGACAGCCACATGTGTCAAAGCGTGGATAGCCTTAAGactagttggtggcccttgaggattggagttgcccgcccctgataCAAAGGGATCGATATAAACTGGTAGCAAGCCTCACCTTTGCCAAAGAAACTGTTCCTTTTAGCCTAGTGGCAGCACTTTCATATTCAGGCGCAAGCTTCTTGCAGTGTCCACACCTGTAAAACAGCATATTTTGTAGTCTCAGTGCTGCTACTGTAGAGTATACCGAAATGCACTTGCCAAGAATTACAGGGCAATATTCCATGATCGTACAAACTGTAAAACCAAACTAGGAATGTAGAAAATACTTACAACCTAATGTGTTTGATATTCTGATTGTAGCTGAAATAGGACTCTGCAATTAACTCCCAAAAGGTAAACACCTAGAATGTGCCAACAtgtaacaatatacagtacatgccgtTTTCCTTTTAcaccaaaaatacatttaattgtaAAATACACCTCTTATAGAAATATTTAGTGTTAAATATTGTGGGAAATGCCACCTCAGAATCACTTTAGTCTTGTACCAAATAAGTACATGCGGTGAATAACAGCAGAgttgtgtgagatgtgtggtaCGTAAACGTGTGTAAAAATACTTTAAAATTGAAAGTTATACAGCAGTATTGCTACTGGAGAAATATTTGCCAGCACCAATGATTCCCAGAACTGCTTTGTGGAAGTGTTCAATCACCACATCAAAACATTTGAGGTGTTAAACTGGCAATACTTTTGAGGCATTAAGTTCCGA is drawn from Ascaphus truei isolate aAscTru1 chromosome 18, aAscTru1.hap1, whole genome shotgun sequence and contains these coding sequences:
- the PDIA3 gene encoding protein disulfide-isomerase A3, producing the protein MALRLLCALLLLGSVLASDVLDLTDDTFDSIVPQHGILLIEFFAPWCGHCKKLAPEYESAATRLKGTVSLAKVDCTANSNVCNKYGVSGYPTLKVFRDGEESGAYDGPRTADGIVSTMKKQAGPASVALRSVEEFEKFIADKDASVVGFFRELYSAAHSEFLKAAGSLRENYRFAHTDENSLVNKYDLNGEGVVLFRPQRLANKFEDISVSYPEEKIASSKLKKFIQDNIFGICPHMTEDNRELIQGKDMLVAYYDVDYEKNAKGSNYWRNRVMMVAKKFLDAGKQLKFAVASRKAFSHEVSELGLDASTGELPVVGIKTAKGEKYVMQEEFSRDGKALERFLQDYFDGKLKKYLKSEPIPENNDGPVKVVVAENFDDIVNAESKDVLIEFYAPWCGHCKTLEPKYKELAEKLASDPHIVIAKMDATANDVPSYYDVKGFPTIYFSPAGSKQSPKRYEGGREISDFISYLKKEATNPPIITEDEKPKKKKQEL